A section of the Jannaschia sp. S6380 genome encodes:
- a CDS encoding pyridoxal-phosphate dependent enzyme, with the protein MSAKPSRQVLSLAARATAARRRIAGGVRRTPCLPSRAIPDDGGQLWFKAENLQVTGSFKARGAMAKLTTLPTDVPVITASSGNHGMACANAARTTGHRLTVVLPEGAPAEKREGIAAYGVETILHPGDSGLAERHARKLAGEASATYLSPYNDLDVMSGQGTIALELLEQMPRIDNLFVAMGGGGLISGIGAVMKSVSPATRIIGVSTAASAALAASIEAGRIVETTHNDTLADGCAGGVDADALTLPLAQEVIDRVITCDEAQIADALREIAWTDKMLVEGAAALALAGLRADRAAFAGAVNVVVLCGANFDRARIAPVLAGGA; encoded by the coding sequence ATGAGCGCGAAACCCAGCCGGCAAGTGCTGTCGCTGGCCGCCCGCGCGACCGCCGCACGCCGGCGCATCGCGGGCGGCGTCCGGCGGACGCCCTGCCTGCCGTCGCGCGCGATACCGGACGATGGCGGCCAGCTTTGGTTCAAGGCCGAGAACCTGCAGGTCACCGGATCGTTCAAGGCACGCGGTGCGATGGCCAAGCTGACGACGCTTCCCACGGACGTGCCGGTGATCACCGCGTCGTCGGGCAATCACGGCATGGCCTGCGCGAACGCGGCCCGGACCACCGGGCATCGCCTGACCGTCGTCCTGCCCGAAGGCGCCCCGGCCGAAAAGCGCGAGGGGATCGCCGCCTACGGCGTCGAGACGATCCTGCATCCCGGCGATTCCGGCTTGGCCGAACGGCACGCGCGCAAACTGGCCGGGGAGGCGAGTGCCACGTATCTTTCGCCCTACAACGATCTCGACGTGATGTCGGGGCAGGGGACCATCGCGCTGGAACTGCTGGAGCAGATGCCGCGGATCGACAACCTGTTCGTGGCGATGGGCGGGGGCGGCCTGATCTCGGGGATCGGGGCGGTGATGAAGTCGGTCTCGCCCGCGACGCGGATCATCGGTGTATCGACCGCTGCCTCGGCCGCGCTCGCCGCCAGCATCGAGGCCGGGCGGATCGTCGAGACGACGCATAACGATACCCTGGCCGATGGCTGCGCGGGCGGGGTCGATGCCGACGCGTTGACGCTGCCGCTCGCGCAGGAGGTGATCGACCGCGTCATCACCTGCGACGAGGCGCAGATCGCCGATGCGCTGCGCGAGATCGCCTGGACCGACAAGATGCTCGTCGAAGGGGCCGCGGCCCTGGCCCTGGCCGGGCTGCGCGCCGATCGCGCGGCTTTCGCGGGGGCGGTGAACGTCGTCGTGCTCTGCGGGGCGAATTTCGACCGTGCGCGGATCGCGCCCGTGCTGGCCGGCGGCGCCTAG
- the trpA gene encoding tryptophan synthase subunit alpha: MTRIDDTFARLRAENRRAFVAYVMAGDPDAATAARIVNGLPAAGVDIIELGLPFTDPMADGPTIQLAGQRALEGGMTLDGTLDIVRGLREHDTTTPVVLMGYYNPIYSRGVDRFLADASEAGVDGLIVVDLPPEEDEELCIPAQAAGLNFIRLATPTTDDRRLPKVLQNTSGFVYYVSITGITGAGAAEADRVAPEVARLKAATDLPVIVGFGIKTPEAAQDIAAVADGCVVGSAIVNRIGRGEDVDDVLAYVKTLADGAHSA, encoded by the coding sequence ATGACCCGGATCGACGACACCTTCGCGCGCCTGCGGGCCGAGAACCGCCGCGCCTTCGTGGCCTACGTGATGGCCGGCGACCCCGATGCCGCCACCGCCGCGCGGATCGTGAACGGGCTGCCCGCGGCCGGTGTCGACATCATCGAACTGGGCCTGCCCTTCACCGACCCGATGGCCGACGGCCCCACGATCCAGCTGGCCGGCCAGCGGGCGCTGGAAGGGGGCATGACGCTCGACGGGACGCTGGACATCGTGCGGGGCCTTCGCGAACACGACACGACGACGCCCGTGGTCCTGATGGGGTACTACAACCCGATCTATTCGCGCGGCGTCGACCGCTTTCTGGCAGATGCGTCCGAGGCGGGCGTGGACGGGCTGATCGTAGTCGACCTGCCGCCCGAGGAGGACGAGGAGCTGTGCATCCCGGCGCAGGCCGCGGGTCTGAACTTCATCCGCCTGGCCACGCCCACGACGGACGACCGGCGCCTGCCCAAGGTTCTGCAGAACACGTCGGGCTTCGTCTACTACGTCTCGATCACGGGGATCACCGGCGCCGGCGCAGCGGAGGCCGACAGGGTCGCGCCCGAGGTCGCGCGCCTGAAGGCCGCGACCGACCTGCCGGTCATCGTGGGCTTCGGCATCAAGACCCCCGAGGCCGCGCAGGACATCGCCGCGGTGGCCGACGGCTGCGTCGTGGGCTCGGCCATCGTCAACCGTATCGGACGGGGCGAGGATGTCGACGACGTCCTGGCCTATGTGAAGACGCTGGCCGACGGGGCCCATTCGGCATGA
- a CDS encoding VOC family protein has translation MVRFRDGHAMIPAEVGFMELNTYLHFDGTCDEAMTFYADILGGTIVSRLRFREMEDHSMVPEDRLDMVANMQLKIGDRTLMASDGMQPPKGGHSGYSLQLNLADLDEARRIFDALTRDGSQMMPFGPTFWARGFGMGSDRFGVDWMVNCD, from the coding sequence ATGGTGCGTTTTCGTGACGGGCATGCCATGATCCCGGCGGAGGTCGGATTCATGGAACTCAACACCTATCTGCATTTCGACGGCACCTGCGACGAGGCGATGACCTTCTATGCCGACATCCTCGGCGGAACGATCGTCAGCCGGCTGCGCTTCCGCGAGATGGAGGATCATTCGATGGTCCCCGAGGATCGGCTGGACATGGTGGCCAACATGCAGCTCAAGATCGGGGACCGGACGTTGATGGCGTCCGACGGGATGCAGCCGCCGAAGGGTGGGCATTCGGGCTATTCGCTGCAGCTGAACCTGGCCGACCTGGACGAGGCGCGTCGCATCTTCGACGCGTTGACCCGCGACGGATCGCAGATGATGCCATTCGGACCGACCTTCTGGGCGCGGGGTTTCGGCATGGGCTCGGATCGGTTCGGCGTCGATTGGATGGTCAACTGCGATTGA
- the ychF gene encoding redox-regulated ATPase YchF: MGFRMGIVGLPNVGKSTLFNALTRTAAAQAANFPFCTIEPNVGDVAVPDKRLEKLAGIAKSKQVIPARMTFVDIAGLVKGASKGEGLGNQFLANIRETDAIAHVLRCFEDGDVTHVEGRVNPVEDAEVIETELMIADMESIEKRLQGLSRKIRGGDKEAVEQERLLRAALAALEDGRPARTVEIAPEDRRTWNLLQLLTSKPILYVCNVDEGSAATGNAFSEAVGAMADAQGAAHVVISAQIEEEIAQLSDEEAAEFLTEMGLGEPGLDRLIRAGYDLLHLETYFTVGPKEARAWTIPAGTNAPRAAGVIHGDFEKGFIRAETIAYDDFVALGGEQPAKEAGKMRAEGKGYVVRDGDVLHFLFNT, from the coding sequence ATGGGTTTCAGGATGGGCATCGTGGGTCTGCCGAATGTCGGCAAGTCGACCCTGTTCAACGCGTTGACCCGGACGGCCGCCGCGCAGGCCGCCAACTTTCCGTTCTGCACGATCGAGCCGAACGTGGGTGACGTCGCCGTGCCCGACAAACGGCTGGAAAAGCTGGCGGGCATCGCCAAGTCCAAGCAGGTCATCCCCGCGCGCATGACCTTCGTCGACATCGCCGGCCTGGTCAAAGGCGCATCGAAGGGCGAGGGGCTGGGCAACCAGTTCCTGGCGAATATCCGCGAAACGGACGCCATCGCGCATGTGCTGCGCTGTTTCGAGGATGGCGACGTCACCCATGTCGAGGGGCGCGTGAACCCGGTCGAGGATGCCGAGGTGATCGAGACCGAACTGATGATCGCCGACATGGAGTCGATCGAGAAGCGACTTCAGGGGCTATCTCGCAAGATCCGCGGCGGCGACAAGGAAGCTGTGGAACAGGAACGCCTGCTGCGCGCGGCCCTCGCGGCGCTGGAAGACGGCAGGCCGGCCCGCACGGTCGAGATCGCGCCCGAGGACCGACGGACCTGGAACCTGCTGCAGCTTCTGACGTCGAAACCGATCCTGTATGTCTGCAATGTCGACGAGGGGTCGGCCGCGACCGGCAACGCCTTCTCGGAGGCTGTGGGCGCGATGGCGGACGCGCAGGGTGCGGCCCATGTCGTCATCAGCGCGCAGATCGAGGAGGAGATCGCCCAGCTCTCCGATGAGGAAGCCGCGGAGTTCCTGACCGAGATGGGGCTGGGGGAGCCGGGGCTCGATCGCCTGATCCGGGCGGGGTACGACCTGTTGCACCTGGAAACGTATTTTACCGTCGGCCCCAAGGAGGCCCGCGCCTGGACGATTCCCGCGGGCACGAACGCACCCAGGGCGGCCGGCGTCATCCACGGTGATTTCGAAAAGGGTTTCATCCGTGCCGAGACGATCGCATATGACGATTTCGTCGCATTGGGCGGAGAGCAACCGGCCAAGGAGGCAGGCAAGATGCGGGCCGAAGGCAAGGGATACGTGGTGCGCGACGGCGACGTGCTGCATTTCCTGTTCAACACCTGA
- a CDS encoding L,D-transpeptidase, whose translation MDRRQLIAGSAALALFGSHEAMAQAVASSGIRPDFLPVEVRTREDVAPNELHVVPDTFMLYWTMPGGRAMRYMAGIGRPGLYEPGEFYVGAKKEWPSWTPTQAMIEREPESYKQFEDGVPGGPNNPLGARALYLFQPGRGDTFLRIHGTNAPNTIGRAVSNGCARLVNDQIIDLYERVPLKSRVVLHPKTAV comes from the coding sequence ATGGACAGACGCCAGTTGATCGCAGGTAGCGCGGCCCTCGCCCTGTTCGGCAGCCACGAGGCCATGGCCCAGGCCGTCGCGTCATCCGGGATCCGCCCGGACTTCCTCCCCGTCGAGGTCCGCACGCGCGAGGATGTCGCCCCGAACGAACTGCACGTCGTGCCCGATACGTTCATGCTGTACTGGACGATGCCTGGCGGCCGCGCGATGCGCTACATGGCCGGCATCGGTCGACCCGGCCTCTATGAACCCGGCGAGTTCTACGTCGGCGCAAAGAAGGAATGGCCGAGCTGGACGCCCACCCAGGCGATGATCGAGCGCGAACCCGAATCCTACAAGCAGTTCGAGGACGGCGTCCCCGGCGGCCCGAACAACCCGCTGGGCGCACGCGCGCTTTACCTGTTCCAGCCCGGGCGGGGCGATACGTTCCTGCGCATTCACGGCACGAACGCGCCGAACACGATCGGCCGCGCGGTATCGAACGGCTGCGCACGACTGGTCAACGATCAGATCATCGACCTGTACGAACGTGTCCCCCTCAAGTCCCGGGTGGTCCTGCACCCCAAGACTGCCGTCTGA
- a CDS encoding sigma-70 family RNA polymerase sigma factor, translating to MTRPRRKSAPSDRADDVALVSRVAGGDVAAMRALYMAHADAVARFVRSRVRDEAEVADIVHDTMLTVWRAAAGFEGRSGVLTWILSMARNRTVDHIRKQSRVTLGAPDETIPDGDPDPEAVLGAVQDGARLRACLAELPERQRAAIHLAYYQDMTCAEIADIEAVPEGTVKSRIHHAKRLLMRCLSKGVRK from the coding sequence ATGACGAGGCCCCGCCGCAAATCCGCGCCGTCCGATCGTGCCGACGATGTGGCACTGGTTTCGCGGGTTGCGGGGGGTGACGTGGCGGCGATGCGTGCGCTCTACATGGCGCATGCCGATGCGGTGGCACGTTTCGTCCGATCGCGCGTCCGCGACGAGGCTGAGGTCGCGGATATCGTCCACGATACGATGCTGACGGTCTGGCGCGCGGCCGCCGGGTTCGAGGGGCGGTCCGGCGTCCTGACCTGGATCCTGTCGATGGCACGCAACAGGACGGTGGACCATATTCGCAAGCAGTCGCGCGTGACCCTGGGCGCACCGGACGAGACGATCCCCGATGGCGATCCGGACCCCGAAGCGGTCCTGGGTGCCGTGCAGGACGGCGCACGTCTGCGCGCCTGCCTGGCCGAGCTGCCGGAGCGGCAGCGCGCGGCGATCCATCTGGCCTATTACCAGGACATGACCTGTGCGGAGATCGCCGACATCGAAGCCGTGCCCGAAGGCACGGTGAAAAGCCGGATCCATCATGCCAAGCGGTTGCTGATGCGCTGCCTCTCGAAAGGGGTGCGCAAGTGA
- a CDS encoding S8 family serine peptidase has product MRFALMLCLALAACVPANQPVRGPAGPVFAVTDPRELIVLTAEDPAILIAGTRDLGYTVRAIHPLNNLSDTLVVFRIPNGTTIAAAIAEVEAAIPGVTAGANHLYRLQTDADGGRSYAAQMIGWPAGGCRARARIGMIDAGVLPDHPGLADGRIRERVFTDSSAPPATDHGARMAELLIGPNRLRGTPLYSANVIDPDLGTGDAAGVVSILRGVDWLAANGVDVVNISLAGPRNKLMDRALGRAAADGMVLVAAVGNLGPDQPPQYPAAFPFALAVTAIDRDRRVYRRAIRGPHVDIAAPGVDILLAPGGRMTVSSGTSMAAPFVTGVVAADPALAALGVETLRTELARRATDLGAPGRDTVFGVGLIGAPSGC; this is encoded by the coding sequence ATGCGCTTCGCCCTGATGCTCTGCCTCGCACTTGCCGCCTGCGTCCCCGCGAACCAACCCGTCCGAGGCCCGGCCGGTCCGGTTTTCGCCGTCACGGATCCGCGCGAGTTGATCGTGCTTACGGCGGAAGATCCGGCGATCCTGATCGCGGGCACACGCGACCTCGGTTATACGGTTCGCGCGATCCATCCACTGAACAACCTGAGCGACACCCTCGTCGTCTTTCGCATTCCCAACGGCACGACGATCGCCGCCGCCATCGCGGAGGTCGAGGCCGCCATTCCCGGAGTGACGGCCGGCGCAAACCATCTCTATCGTCTGCAGACCGATGCCGACGGCGGGCGAAGCTATGCCGCGCAGATGATCGGCTGGCCTGCGGGCGGTTGTCGCGCCCGCGCCCGGATCGGCATGATCGACGCGGGCGTCTTGCCGGATCATCCCGGCCTCGCCGACGGACGGATCCGGGAACGCGTCTTCACCGACAGCAGCGCCCCGCCTGCGACCGACCACGGCGCGCGGATGGCGGAGCTTCTGATCGGCCCGAACCGATTGCGCGGGACGCCCCTCTACAGCGCGAATGTCATCGACCCCGATCTCGGGACGGGCGATGCCGCTGGCGTCGTGTCGATCCTGCGCGGTGTGGACTGGCTGGCGGCGAATGGCGTGGATGTGGTCAACATCAGCCTCGCGGGACCGCGCAACAAGCTGATGGATCGGGCGCTGGGCCGCGCGGCCGCCGATGGCATGGTGCTCGTCGCGGCCGTCGGCAATCTCGGCCCCGACCAGCCGCCGCAATATCCGGCAGCCTTTCCCTTCGCACTGGCCGTCACGGCGATCGACCGCGACCGCCGGGTCTATCGCCGCGCGATCCGGGGGCCGCATGTCGACATCGCCGCGCCCGGCGTCGACATCCTGCTGGCCCCCGGTGGACGCATGACCGTCTCCAGCGGGACCTCCATGGCGGCGCCTTTCGTCACCGGGGTCGTCGCCGCCGATCCCGCCCTCGCGGCGCTTGGGGTGGAGACCCTCCGCACCGAACTCGCAAGGCGCGCCACCGACCTCGGGGCGCCCGGGCGCGATACGGTCTTCGGGGTCGGGCTGATCGGCGCGCCGTCCGGCTGCTGA
- a CDS encoding calcium-binding protein, translated as MSSIQETTSPANGVEIDGSDKGELIFGSFFDDRIAGNGGDDHIFGLFGDDTISGGSGDDRIFGGFGEDIVEGGDGEDHLGGGHDDDRIVGNKGDDRMYGGRGDDLLVWNNGDGSDLMQGDKGDDRVQVNFDTDLVNDDLQNKDVAEFSTTAQGVQFARIEVNDQTERGLFQLDIRKTETLETNFGGGDDTAVIVDDVLSEIVLDLDGGDGVDTLDLSQAAAGAQANLAKGSVGDASAENFENVIGTAFNDTLKGDKGDNVISGLDGEDRLVGRNGDDVLVGGKGDDKVFGGKGDDLLVWNNGDGSDLMHGGKGHDRVQVNFDTDLVNDDLQNKDVAEFSTTNQGVQFARIEVNDQTERGLFRLDIRKTETLETNFGGGDDTAVIVDDVLDEIVLDLDGGNGVDTLDFGQASSGVRVDLAAGHAGGATAVNFENVIGTAYNDKIIGDAGDNVLRGGAGDDIMTGGEGADTFLFFAEDTGVDVITDFEIGVDVLAFATDDPSVTAESLLAGVTQVGDDVEFILADKVITIEDALATEFIADDFIFV; from the coding sequence ATGTCCAGCATCCAGGAAACCACTTCCCCCGCCAACGGTGTCGAGATCGACGGCTCCGACAAGGGCGAACTGATCTTCGGATCGTTCTTCGACGACCGGATCGCCGGGAACGGCGGCGACGATCACATCTTCGGCCTGTTCGGCGATGACACGATTTCGGGCGGGTCGGGCGACGACCGGATCTTCGGCGGCTTCGGCGAAGACATCGTGGAAGGCGGCGACGGCGAGGATCACCTCGGCGGCGGCCACGACGACGACCGCATCGTCGGCAACAAGGGCGACGACCGGATGTACGGCGGCCGGGGTGACGATCTTCTGGTCTGGAACAACGGCGACGGGTCCGACCTGATGCAGGGGGACAAGGGCGACGACCGCGTTCAGGTCAACTTCGACACCGACCTCGTGAACGACGACCTGCAGAACAAGGACGTGGCCGAGTTTTCCACCACCGCGCAGGGTGTGCAATTCGCCCGAATCGAGGTGAACGACCAGACCGAGCGTGGTCTGTTCCAACTCGACATCCGCAAGACGGAGACGCTGGAGACGAATTTCGGCGGCGGTGACGACACGGCGGTGATCGTGGATGACGTGCTCAGCGAGATCGTCCTCGACCTCGATGGCGGCGACGGCGTGGACACGCTCGACTTGTCGCAGGCCGCTGCGGGCGCGCAGGCCAATCTTGCCAAAGGAAGCGTGGGCGACGCCTCGGCCGAGAACTTCGAGAACGTCATCGGCACCGCGTTCAACGACACTCTAAAGGGAGATAAAGGGGACAACGTCATTTCTGGCCTTGATGGCGAAGACCGACTCGTCGGCCGGAACGGCGACGACGTCCTCGTCGGCGGCAAGGGCGACGACAAGGTCTTCGGCGGCAAGGGCGACGACCTTCTGGTCTGGAACAACGGTGACGGATCCGACCTAATGCATGGCGGCAAGGGTCACGACCGCGTTCAGGTGAATTTCGACACCGACCTCGTGAACGACGACCTGCAGAACAAGGACGTGGCCGAGTTCTCCACCACGAACCAAGGCGTGCAGTTCGCCCGGATCGAGGTGAACGACCAGACCGAGCGTGGCCTGTTCCGGCTCGACATCCGCAAGACCGAGACGCTGGAGACGAATTTCGGCGGCGGTGACGACACGGCGGTGATCGTGGACGACGTGCTCGACGAGATCGTCCTCGACCTCGACGGCGGCAACGGCGTGGACACGCTCGACTTCGGCCAGGCATCCTCCGGCGTCCGGGTCGATCTCGCCGCGGGTCACGCCGGCGGCGCGACGGCCGTGAACTTCGAGAACGTCATCGGTACCGCATATAACGACAAGATCATCGGGGATGCCGGGGACAACGTCCTTCGCGGGGGCGCCGGGGACGACATCATGACGGGCGGCGAAGGGGCCGACACCTTCCTGTTCTTCGCCGAAGACACGGGCGTCGACGTCATCACGGACTTCGAGATCGGTGTCGACGTTCTTGCTTTTGCAACGGACGACCCGTCGGTCACGGCCGAGTCCCTCCTTGCCGGAGTGACCCAGGTCGGGGACGACGTCGAGTTCATTCTCGCCGACAAGGTAATCACGATCGAGGACGCCCTGGCCACGGAATTCATCGCCGACGATTTCATTTTTGTCTAA